From Cherax quadricarinatus isolate ZL_2023a chromosome 74, ASM3850222v1, whole genome shotgun sequence:
aactactgatgccaataacaaaatccccccaacaaacacagaatacaacctcgttcatatttgctaatatacagggccttaagccatccaccaacaacaaaataccttttatcagtggacttctagaggagtctaatgcaatgtttgcagccttcacagactcgcacaaaagatcactttgacagtgaaatatggataagtggttacaacctttttagatgcgacagaaaaaacaggcaacaagggggggttggcttgtatgtcaaagagtcccttatctgcacgcacggagttgctgaacacaacaaatgaggtagttgaagttctatcaataaagatcgagaaccaaaacctagtcatggtggttgtatacaagccaccagatgcaacctcacaacaattcaaggaacagctactgaaaattgattactgtttggaaaaccttccagctccatccccaaacatcttactgcttggtgatttcaacctaaggcatacaaaatgaaagaatgtagcaaataatgttatagctgaaacaatccctggaggtagcgcagatgaaaggtcacacacacatgagctactaagtctctgcgaaaaacacaccttaagccagcagatagtggagccaacaagactagaaaacacacttgaccttatcttcacaaataatgaggacctgataagagaccttagaatatcaaaaacaactacttccgatcacaacctaatcaagtccagacgtacatgcataggggtcctgatcagcagaatgcatgtacctgtgaaggtgtcttcacaaaatacaacttcaacaacaagaacatcaactgggaccaggtaaaccatgtcctaaacgaaacatgttgggaagatgtcttaaatgacatggatccaaaccagtgccttgaaaggttcaacttcctggcagccgaagcatgttctaggcatattcccctaagaaagaagaagagcaggagtaaactggagagagaaagacgttccctctacagaagacgacgaagagtcactgagctcctcaggagtgctagaatatctgatacacgaaaggaggcgctgaccagggaagtggagactatcgaacttaagttaaatggctcttacaggaaccaggagaggcaggaggagcttaaagctattagtgaaattgaaagaaattcaaaatatttcttttcatatgccaaaaacaaggcaaataccacatctagtatcgggcccttactcagacaggacgggacttacacagatgacaacaaggaaatgagtgaaatattgaaatcccagtacgactctgtgtttagtgaaccccTAATCGGTCTGaagatcgacgacccaaatgatttcttcatgaatgagcctcaaaactccataaatgtatgccagatttccgacattaccctaactccgatagatttcgaaaaagccattgacaacatgcctatgcactcagccccgggcccagactcgtggaactctgttttcattaagaactgcaagaaacccctctcgcgtgccctaagtacactatggaggaggagcttggacatgggtgaaattccacagtcacttaaaacaacggatatagccccactccataaaggtggcagcaaagcattagctaagaactatagaccaatagctctgacgtcccacatcataaaaatctttgaaagagtgctaagaagcagaattgcaaatcacctggattcccaaaatctgcacaatccagggcaacatgggttcaggacaggtcgctcctgcctctcacaactactggatcactatgacatggccttggatgcactggaagaaaattagaatgcagatgtaatatacacactttgcaaaagcatttgacaaatgcgatcatggcgtaatagcccataaaatacgtgctaaaggaataactgggaaagtggggagatggatcttcaacttcctaacaaatcgaacacaaagagtagtggtcaacagagttaaatcggaggctgccatagtgaagagctctgttccacaaggcacagtactcgcccccatcttattccttatcctcatattagacataaacagagatatacaccacagcaccgtatcatcctttgcggatgatactaggatctgcatgaggctgtcatctgctgaggacgcggttaacctccaagaagatataaacaaagttttccagtgggcaacggtaaacaatatgatgttcaatgaggacaaattccaattactccgttatggaaaactggaggagataataactagaacagagtatactactgactccggccatacaatagagcggaaaaataatgtaagggacctgggagtagtaatgtctgaggatctcactttcaaggatcacaacagtgccacgatcgcatgtgcaaagaaaatgataggatggataatgagaactttcaaaacgagagatgccaagccaatgataatccttttcaaatcacttgttctctctaggctggaatactgctgtacattaacatctcaattcaaagcaggtgaaatcgcagatctagagagtgtacagagatcctttactgcacgtataagttctgtcaagcaccttaactactgggaacgcttggaagcacttgacttgtactcgttggaacgcaggagggagagatatatcataatctactcttggaaaatcttggaaggaatggtcccaaatctgcacacagaaatcactccctacgaaagtaaaagactgggcaggcgatgcaaaatgcccccaataaaaagtaggggcgccattggtacactaagagaaaacaccataagtgtccggggcccaaaactgttcaacagcctcccatcaagcattaggggaattgccaataagcccctggctgccttcaagagagagctggacagatacctaacgtcagtgccggatcagccgggctgtggctcgtacgttggactgcgtgcggccagcagtaacagcctagttgatcaggccctgatccaccgggaggcctggtcatagaccgggccgcgggggcgttgatccccggaataacctccaggtaaccaggacgCGATCTTACCAACTGTCTAACGCCCAGATACCTATTTAATACTggatgaacaggggcagcaggtgtaggaaAACAGGTCTAACTTTTCCACTCGTCCGGGAATAGAATCCCGGTCCCTCATCCATTGATTGTCTCAATGTTGGATTTGCATACACAGATCCACGGGTTTGACTTCGATCCAACTTTTCTTTTCAgttagaagagagagagggagagaatacacactcacactcgtATACAGTCATGTAGTAACTTTATACTGGATGGGATTTGAACTCGCAGTTCTACGCACGGGACTCTAAAGCTCAAGATTCCACAAATGGGTGACATCTTTGCAAACATTATTTATCATACAGATGACTAGAGGGCTTTGAATCCAAATGTTAATATCTCAACCAGACCAGAATATTCAGGGTTCGATCCTCACATTGTTTCGCCGTACAATATAACCTTTGTACCGGAGGTTCTATCGATTCTTCATCTGAGTTGTACGAAGGTTTTACCTATCCTGCATTTGTCGTATGGAAGGTTCTATCCTGCATTTATGTCGTATGGAAGGTTTTATCCTGCATTTATGTTGTATGGAAAATTCTATCCTGCAATTACTGACTCGACCCTGAAACTGAAGAGCACTCTATGACAGATTATAAAGGAACATGACAATACAGTGTGGAAAGAATTTGCCAAcgggaacattaaaatggtactcACTATATACTCTCCCACTAGAGAtttatcggatgtgaaaatttagatatccgcggatgcagatgtgtatgaggatgtcttgcTTATTTTGTGGatgcggatgttccgcggatgcggatatccgatacatcactaTAGATTCCCACTCTACCTAAGCTACAGCCCTTGGGATCCTCCGTCCTTTCCACACTTCTTCCGTCCGTCTCCTTCgttccttctctcctctccttccctcccccccccctttcatttctcccctcctcctctattgggtttaaataaaatattagttTTGAGTTATTGATGAGTTCGACTCCTGGCAGATACTTAGGATTGCGTGCTGGTGTGGCCGCGCCCACGAGCTGAAAGGTCGGGGCAATGATGATCTGTAGGCTAAGCTGATTTTTATAACCCCTTAAAAAAGCTTTTATAGACATTTTAAGCAGAGAAGAACTTTCAATTTACGAATTTACATCCCCACTTGGACCTTAGTTTCACTGTGATGAAAACCGTGGTTAATTTTTTCCCATTGCTTAACGTTTCTTTCAATCGCCACTTATCAGCTCAGTGTATTGTTTACCTTCTTGTATAGAGGTCTTGTTGGAAATTTGTGATCACTCGACTCTGTCATGGACGtaagtactcgcctagttgtggttgcaggagttgattcatagctcctggccgtgtgtgtgtgtgtgtgtgtgtgtgtgtgtgtgtgtgtatctgaggTATGGGTTTTGGAATGCTTTTCTTTCTTTTAGGGATGTGGAAGGGAGAGTCATAATTATGGGTGTGCGCTGAGCAGCGGGTGGGCGTGCATTAGCGGATGCTGTATAAACCCTAAGTACCAAGATGAATATCATCTTCCGGGCATCTCTCTCGCCTCAACAGCATCAGTCCACGCGATAAGAAGGCGTGAGCTTCTTACATCAGCCCTCCAGAGATTTGTTGCAGCCCCGGTTATTAATGATCTAACTATTAGCTAAACACCTCTTTTTGTTAGTTTAACCTTGCCAATAAACTTTTATCAACCGGATTATGGACTTAATTTATTTTACGTCATTCTGAAAATACAGGATTGTCTGATTACAATTTCCAGAGGCAAATTGGATATGGATTGTTTTGTGATAGAAAAATAAATTTGAAAATAATAGGGCAGACTTAGTCTGGTTTACCTCCACAATCCGATTTACTTTCACTGTCTGGTATTCCTCCACTGTCTGGTATTCCTCCACTGTCTGGTATTCCTCCACTGTCTGGTATTCCTCCACTGTCTGGTATTCCTCCACTGTCTGGTATTCCTCCACTGTCTGGTATTCCTCCACTGTCTGGTATTCCTCCACTGTCTGGTATTCCTCCACAGTTTGGTATTCCTCCACAGTCTGGTATTCCTCCACAGTCTGGTATTCCTCCACAGTCTGGTATTCCTCCACAGTCTGGTTTACCTCCACAGTCTGGTTTACCTCCACAGTCTGTTATTCCTCCACAGTCTGGTATTCCTCCACAGTCTGGTATTCCTCCACAGTCTGGTATTCCTCCACAGTCTGGTATTCCTCCACAGTCTGGTTTACCTCCACAGTCTGGTTTACCTCCACAGTCTGGTATTCCTCCACAGTCTGGTATTCCTCCACAGTCTGGTATTCCTCCACAGTCTGGTATTCCTCCACAGTCTGGTATTCCTCCACAGTCTGGTTTACCTCCACAGTCTGGTTTACCTCCACAGTCTGGTATTCCTCCACAGTCTGGTATTCCTCCACAGTCTGGTATTCCTCCACAGTCTGGTTTACCTCCACAGTCTGGTATACCTCCACAGTCTGTTATTCCTCCACAGTCTGGTATTCCTCCACAGTCTGGTATTCCTCCACAGTCTGGTATTCCTCCACAGTCTGGTATTCCTCCACAGTCTGGTTTACCTCCACAGTCTGGTTTACCTCCACAGTCTGGTATTCCTCCACAGTCTGGTATTCCTCCACAGTCTGGTATTCCTCCACAGTCTGGTATTCCTCCACAGTCTGGTATTCCTCCACAGTCTGGTTTACCTCCACAGTCTGGTTTACCTCCACAGTCTGGTATTCCTCCACAGTCTGGTATTCCTCCACAGTCTGGTATTCCTCCACAGTCTGGTATTCCTCCACAGTCTGGTATTCCTCCACAGTCTGGTATTCCTCCACAGTCTGGTATTCCTCCACAGTCTGGTATTCCTCCACAGTCTGGTATTCCTCCACAGTCTGGTATTCCTCCACAGTCTGCTCGACAACGTGAGGAAACCATCCACTAATAACGTGACGTATTTCGGTTGATGTGAAACAGACATCCACGTATTGCATAACCCCGCCCCCCATGCATCTCCATGCACACGACCTAGTGCAGAGTGCGGTAAATGTCTAATTCAGCTAAATATTAGCACTGAAGATTTGAAACCAATCGGAAGAGGCATCCGCAGGTTACCGAATGGATACAGATGTCCTAATTTTTCAAAACTATGAACCTTTACCTTCGAGTAAAACTTGTAAGAGATCataggtaacatcagtaacataTATAGAAAGTCGTTatttatgtagagcatttcgggcaaattaggttaattttgtccccgggatgcgacctacaccagtcgactcacacccaggtacctacttactgctaggtgaacaggaacttTCTACTAGAAATGCCAACTTAGAACCCCTAACTAATGAGGTATGATCGTATCTCAGAGATCAATTTTCAGCAACACACCCAGTGCATTAAGTTTGAAGACTATCAGAAGCTGCATTTTCTAGGTACCAGCGTTGAAGTCTTATATCTATCGTGATGAGGCGATCAGAATGACAGTATTTAATTTGTTTTTAATTTGTCATGAAAAGAAAATTTGGAACTTGCATTTGTCCATTAAAGATACATGACGTTCAGAAAGTTTTTATCAAGGTGGGGAGGGGAGTGCGAAACCCTTAGGGGTCCTTGAGCTGCTGGGGAATAAATGCATTCAAATTCGATGCAGAGAAGGGGAAGATAAgttcatttccttggatcaagatctccTCACCTGCGTCATGGTACCCTCCTTGAGGGATACTCCAGGTATTTAATGGAAAATAATTCCATTCCATTTCGAGAAACTGGcagtcctccccctcccccccacacacacacaccaacagttacaacaacagttacaacaacagttacaacaacagttacaacaacagttacaacaacagttacaacaacagttacaacaacagttacaacaacagttacaacaacagttacaacaacagttacaacaacagttacaacaacGGTTACAACAACGGTTACAACAACGGTTACAACAACAGTTACAGcagttacaacagcagcagttacaacagcagcagttacaacagcagcagttacaacagcagcagttacaacagcagcagttacaacagcagcagttacaacagcagcagttacaacagcagcagttacaacagcagcagttgcaacagcagctgcaagaacaacagcagttgcaagaacaacagcagctgcaagaacaacagcagctgcaagaacaacagcagctgcaagaacaacagcagttgcaagaacaacagcagctgcaagaacaacagcagttgCAAGAACTTCAGTTCTTGCAACtgcagagaatgagagagagacttCTATATATTAAACGTTATACAAGTTCCACACTAACAAACAATTAGCAGATATTCACCTACTCTTAAATTTCACTCTCTGCCGTCGATCAGTTAGGAAGCGCCTTGTTTGAGCACTGGAAGCCAAGCTGCagagggttttggaagttatcagaGCCATTATAGGGATGCTTGGAAGAGGTTCTATAACTTTGGTCACAAGGCAACTGCTGCATGACAGTTCCAGAAATCTCGCCCAGGTTAATGTACATCAGCGGTGAAAATTTGGGGCCGATAGGTCGAGGCCTCTTGTCATGACCCAAAATAAAAACGATGAGTtagaaaagacaaaaaaaaaaaatatggcaacCACCTGAAGGTCCCTCTTCGGGGATACGTAATAATTTAAGAAAATTAAggtctaaaaaaaatatttttcattcagTGTTTCAGCACTTGCCCAAGCCATCGTCTGGACAACGGGAATTTTATCCTCTTTCCAAGATGCTTCTATTGCCTTGTAAATTTCCCGTCACTGCCTTTGACTCCATGTTCTGATTTAATATATAGACCTATAATTTTGGCGTCTTATAGCCGTCATATGTTTGAACCTGGCGTTGCTACCCACTAATTGAACACATTTCGACTCCTTGCCTCGATTTGCGGTTTCGTCTTAatatactgattttttttttgtataaataacatcTGTTAGccttccagggaggttccttgatgctggtgcaggGTTGTTGTTTCCATTCCCTTTCACTGGATCACTCCAGCTGTGCGTGTTGGTCCCCAAGTGCTGCATGATGCTGGAGGTTGAGGGCTCTTGGCATCATGAATTAGATAATTTAGTTTTCAATATCTAGTTGCAGTGTGATGTTAGAAGTTGATATAGGTGATCGTGAGTGCTAATCGTGATTCATGATGCCTGATCATGCGATCTAAACACACGTTCTGATCTAATAATGCAGTCTTGATAATTCGGCTTCTTTGTATGGTCTCCGTGTGTGCGTTCTTTGGTGTATCGAGTTGGTACCAAAGTTAGGCATGACTACATGAAAAGCAGGAATTACGAATAACTATAAATCTATGATAAGTGTATAAACCCATGAATCTGGTATGCATACAGGTGTGTGTGATGCCCACACTACAGCACCCGGCTTTCCCACAGGTATGATACACTACAGCACCTGGCGTGTCCCCAGGTGTGTGATACACTACAGCACCTGGCGTGTCCCCAGGTGTGTGATACACTACAGCACCTGGCGTGTCCACAGGTGTGTGATACACTACAGCACCTGGCGTGTCCACAGGTGTGAGATACACTACAGCACCTGGCGTGTCCACAGGTGTGATGCACTACAGCACCTGGCGTGTCCACAGGTGTGAGATACACTACAGCACCTGGCGTGCCCCCAGGTGTGTGATACACTACAGCACCTGGCGTGTCCACAGGTGTGAGATACACTACAGCACCTGGCGTGTCCACAGGTGTGTGATACAGTAGAGCACCTGGCGTGTCCACAGGTGTgatacactacagcaccaggcGTGTCCACAAATGTGATACACTACAGCACCTGGCGTGTCCCCAGGTGTGATACACTACAGCACCTGGCGTGTCCACAGGTGTGACACACTACAGCACCTGGCGTGTCCACAGGTGTGATACACTACAGCACCTGGCGTGTCCACAGGTGTGAGATACACTACAGCACCTGGCGTGTCCACAGGTGTGAGATACACTACAGCACCTGGCGTGTCCACAGGTGTGTGATACACTACAGCACCTGGCGTGTCCACAGGAGTGTGATACACTACAGCAACTGGCGTGTCCACAGGAGTGTGATACACTACAGCACCTGGCGTGTCCACAGGTGTGAGATACATTACAGCACCTGGCGTGTCCACAGGTGTGATACACTACAGCACCTGGCGTGTCCACAGGAGTGTGGTACACTACAGCACCTGGCGTGTCCACAGGTGTGAGATACATTACAGCACCTGGCGTGTCCACAGGTGTGTGATACACTACAGCACCTGGCGTGTCCACAGGTGTGTGATATACTACAGCACCTGGCGTGTCCACAGGTGTGTGATATACTACAGCACCTGGCGTGTCCACAGGTGTGTGATACACTACAGCACCTGGCGTGTCCACAGGTGTGAGATACACTACAGCACCTGGCGTGTCCACAGGTGTGAGATACACTACAGCACCTGGCGTGTCCACAGGTGTGAGATACACTACAGCACCTGGCGTGTCCACAGGTGTGAGATACATTACAGCATCTGGCGTGCCCACAGGTGTGAGATACATTACAGCACCTGGCGTGCCCACAGGTGTGTGATACACTACAGCACCTGGCGTGCCCACAGGTGTGAGATATACTACAGCACCTGGCGTGTCCCCAGGTGTGAGATACACTACAGCACCTGGCGTGTCCCCAGGTGTGAGATACACTACAGCACCTGGCATGCCCACAGGTGTGAGATACATTACAGCACCTGGCGTGCCCACAGGTGTGAGATACACTACAGCACCTGGCGTGCCCACAGGTGTGAGATACACTACAGCACCTGGCGTGCCCACAGGTGTGAGATACACTACAGCACCTGGCGTGTCCCCAGGTGTGAGATACACTACAGCACCTGGCGTGCCCACAGGTGTGAGATACACTACAGCACCTGGCGTGCCCACAGGTGTGTGATATACTACAGCACCTGGCGTGCCCACAGGTGTGTGATATACTACAGCACCTGGCGTGCCCACAGGTGTGTGATATACTACAGCACCTGGCGTGCCCACAGGTGTGTGATATACTACAGCACCTGGCGTGCCCACAGGTGTGTGATATACATTACAGCACCTGGCGTGCCCACAGGTGTGAGATACACTACAGCACCTGGCGTGCCCACAGGTGTGAGATACACTACAGCACATGGCGTGTCCCCAGGTGTGATACACTACAGCACCTGGCGTGTCCCCAGGTGTGATACACTACAGCACCTGGCGTGTCCCCAGGTGTGATACACTACAGCACCTGGCGTGTCCCCAGGTGTGATACATTACAGCACCTGGCGTGTCCACAGGTGTGAGATACACTACAGCACCTGGCGTGCCCCCAGGTGTGTGATACATTACAGCACCTGGCGTGCCCACAGGTGTGTGATACATTACAGCACCTGGCGTGTTCACAGGTGTGTGATACATTACAGCACCTGGCGTGCCCACAGGTGTGTGATACATTACAGCACCTGGCGTGTCCACAGGTGTGTGATACATTACAGCACCTGGCGTGTCCACAGGTGTGTGATACATTACAGCACCTGGCGTGTCCACAGGAGTGTGATACACTACAGCACCTGGCGTGCCCACAGGTGTGAGATACACTACAGCACCTGGCGTGCCCACAGGTGTGTGATACATTACAGCACCTGGCGTGTCCACAGGTGTGATACACTACAGCACCTGGCGTGCCCACAGGTGTGAGATACACTACAGCACCTGGCGTGCCCACAGGTGTGTGATACATTATAGCACCTGGCGTGTCCACAGGTGTGTGATACATTACAGCACCTGGCGTGTCCCCAGGTGTGATACACT
This genomic window contains:
- the LOC138854921 gene encoding collagen alpha-2(IV) chain-like — encoded protein: MTTVTPLHYDHRQYDHRHTITLRPSRTSTTTAHTTLRPLYNQLICRRPDPDLSPRREDGGYDALHESCYCNVHISMPVHVRSHVGRLESVVNSGYSILAEAELSGLPPQSDLLSLSGIPPLSGIPPLSGIPPLSGIPPLSGIPPLSGIPPLSGIPPLSGIPPLSGIPPQFGIPPQSGIPPQSGIPPQSGIPPQSGLPPQSGLPPQSVIPPQSGIPPQSGIPPQSGIPPQSGIPPQSGLPPQSGLPPQSGIPPQSGIPPQSGIPPQSGIPPQSGIPPQSGLPPQSGLPPQSGIPPQSGIPPQSGIPPQSGLPPQSGIPPQSVIPPQSGIPPQSGIPPQSGIPPQSGIPPQSGLPPQSGLPPQSGIPPQSGIPPQSGIPPQSGIPPQSGIPPQSGLPPQSGLPPQSGIPPQSGIPPQSGIPPQSGIPPQSGIPPQSGIPPQSGIPPQSGIPPQSGIPPQSGIPPQSARQREETIH